One Phaseolus vulgaris cultivar G19833 chromosome 2, P. vulgaris v2.0, whole genome shotgun sequence DNA window includes the following coding sequences:
- the LOC137810723 gene encoding peroxidase 11: MDPSFTSKSLLHVLLILGFLGATRLHAHDPPLTLDYYASTCPTVFDIVRKEMECAVISEPRNAAMIVRLHFHDCFVQGCDGSILLDDTVTLRGEKKAANNINSLKGSGIVDKIKNMIESECPGVVSCADILTIAARDAVILVGGPYWDVPVGRKDSVTANVDLANTNLPTPEESLLSIIAKFLYQGLSVTDMVALAGAHTIGMAQCKNFRSRIYGDFESTSLKNPISESHLSSLRSVCPPVGGGDNNITAMDYMTPNLFDNSFYQLLINGEGLLNSDQEMYSSLFGIETRELVKKYAADPLAFFQQFSESMVKMGNITNSESFITGEIRKNCRFVNT, translated from the exons ATGGATCCTTCGTTTACTTCAAAATCCCTTCTGCATGTTCTTCTTATTTTAGGCTTTCTTGGTGCCACCAGATTGCATGCACATGACCCTCCTCTAACACTGGATTACTATGCATCAACGTGCCCCACTGTGTTTGATATTGTTAGGAAGGAAATGGAATGTGCAGTTATTTCTGAACCCCGCAATGCAGCAATGATAGTGCGGCTACACTTCCATGACTGCTTTGTTCAG GGATGCGATGGATCAATTTTGCTTGATGATACAGTCACACTTAGAGGTGAGAAAAAGGCAGCTAACAACATCAACTCTTTGAAAGGCTCGGGAATcgttgataaaataaaaaacatgatTGAATCAGAGTGCCCTGGAGTTGTTTCTTGCGCTGATATTCTCACAATTGCAGCCAGAGATGCTGTGATTCTG GTAGGGGGACCATACTGGGATGTTCCTGTGGGAAGGAAGGATTCTGTCACTGCAAATGTTGATCTTGCCAACACCAATCTTCCCACTCCAGAGGAGAGCCTTCTCTCTATCATTGCCAAGTTTCTTTATCAAGGTCTATCTGTGACAGACATGGTAGCCCTTGCAG GAGCCCACACCATTGGCATGGCACAGTGTAAGAATTTCCGGTCAAGAATTTATGGAGACTTTGAATCAACATCATTGAAAAATCCAATTTCTGAAAGTCACCTCAGCAGTCTGAGATCTGTTTGTCCACCTGTTGGGGGAGGAGACAACAACATAACAGCAATGGACTATATGACACCTAATCTCTTTGACAATTCTTTCTACCAGTTACTGATAAATGGGGAGGGACTTCTCAACTCAGACCAAGAAATGTACTCAAGTTTGTTTGGTATTGAAACTAGAGAGCTTGTGAAGAAGTATGCAGCAGATCCTCTGGCTTTCTTCCAACAGTTCTCAGAGTCAATGGTGAAAATGGGAAATATAACAAACTCGGAAAGCTTCATCACTGGGGAAATTAGGAAGAACTGCAGATTTGTGAACAcataa
- the LOC137810722 gene encoding uncharacterized protein, with amino-acid sequence MMSYQSMEERKFVCKYCSKRFPCGKSLGGHIRTHMMSENSALGNAERNIATNGMFKLNGGGKRKRDSGSEENGGGASRGNYNVIYGLRENPKKTTRFVHSNSSLQVDKFCKECGKGFFSLKALCGHMACHSEKDKGANRFESSSGGFSEKQKLVMDSQSDTETSTPRRSKRMRFKTLSSSNNQAQSSVSEVEQGQEEVARCLMMLSKDSSYKGRFALFTESSDNNSVVLEAKSPSPETKVTMMNSNGKNFMSSAYVEKKLEQPKDLKFKYAEVGYDSDNSDSGYFRYGPKEVDSTDSNNGNSKNEAMSSKAGYLTGFEDYDVESRKVLSRGRSSSIEFKKFVLEDWENDRQDGGAARKFDSKKFKKSNYDSLGQNLGGVSSRKIGNGFANDKVNKYKCLTSDRDNGYDDSAYESDENSTDTDSYPAPKAYRNRNLSGQKGKKKLKSKKSKAHECPICNKIFRSGQALGGHKRSHFIGGSEENTLVIRPSAPAVPCLIDLNLPAPVDE; translated from the coding sequence ATGATGTCGTATCAATCAATGGAGGAGAGAAAGTTTGTGTGCAAGTATTGCAGCAAGAGGTTCCCGTGTGGGAAGTCTCTTGGTGGCCACATCAGGACTCACATGATGAGTGAGAATTCAGCTTTAGGTAATGCAGAGAGGAACATTGCTACTAATGGTATGTTCAAGTTGAATGGAGGGGGAAAGAGGAAGAGGGATTCGGGGTCTGAAGAAAATGGTGGTGGTGCTAGTCGGGGGAACTATAACGTCATTTATGGTCTTAGAGAGAACCCCAAGAAGACCACGAGGTTTGTGCATTCCAATTCCAGTTTGCAGGTTGACAAGTTCTGCAAAGAATGTGGGAAGGGATTTTTTTCATTGAAGGCTCTTTGTGGCCACATGGCTTGTCACTCTGAAAAGGACAAGGGAGCCAACAGGTTTGAGAGCAGTTCTGGCGGGTTTTCTGAGAAGCAGAAATTGGTTATGGACAGTCAGTCTGACACTGAAACTTCTACGCCAAGGAGGTCCAAGAGAATGAGGTTCAAGACCCTTAGCAGTAGCAACAACCAAGCTCAATCTTCTGTTTCGGAGGTTGAGCAGGGTCAAGAAGAGGTGGCCAGGTGTTTGATGATGTTGTCCAAGGATTCTAGCTATAAGGGTCGTTTTGCTTTGTTCACAGAGTCTTCTGATAACAACTCGGTTGTTCTGGAGGCAAAGTCACCTTCTCCAGAAACCAAGGTTACTATGATGAATAGTAATGGTAAGAATTTTATGTCTAGTGCTTATGTGGAGAAGAAGTTGGAGCAGCCCAAGGACTTGAAGTTTAAGTATGCTGAAGTTGGCTATGATTCTGATAATTCAGATTCTGGGTATTTTAGATATGGTCCTAAGGAGGTTGACTCAACTGATTCAAATAACGGGAATTCCAAGAATGAGGCTATGTCTTCGAAAGCGGGGTACTTAACTGGGTTTGAGGATTATGATGTTGAGTCGAGGAAAGTGCTAAGCAGGGGAAGAAGCAGTAGCATTGAATTTAAGAAATTTGTTTTGGAGGATTGGGAGAATGATAGACAAGATGGTGGGGCTGCAAGGAAATTTGATTCAAAGAAATTTAAGAAATCCAACTATGATTCTCTTGGCCAAAATTTAGGTGGGGTTTCTAGCAGGAAGATTGGGAATGGTTTTGCAAATGATAAGGTGAACAAGTACAAGTGCTTAACCAGTGATAGAGACAATGGTTATGATGATTCTGCTTATGAGAGTGATGAAAACAGCACAGACACTGATTCTTATCCAGCTCCAAAGGCGTACCGCAACAGGAACCTCAGTGGACAAAAGGGGAAGAAGAAATTGAAGTCAAAGAAAAGCAAGGCACATGAGTGCCCAATCTGCAACAAAATTTTCAGGTCAGGCCAAGCCTTGGGGGGTCATAAGAGATCCCATTTTATTGGAGGTTCTGAAGAGAACACTCTTGTGATAAGGCCATCTGCTCCTGCTGTTCCTTGCCTCATTGATCTCAATCTACCAGCACCAGTTGATGAATAG
- the LOC137810726 gene encoding uncharacterized protein, with protein sequence MGKKLDALLGRTFKAAKFKAIVNLAISRLAVLKNQRQSRLRHARSDVLELLQQGHLERASLRVEHVIKDQNMLDVYDRIEGYCNLLIERIHLIEQERECPEELKEAASGLLYAASRCGDFPEIQEIRAVLNSRFGKEFAARSIELRNNCGVHPQMIQKMSTRMPSLESRIKVLKDIASENGIVLQLEETTVSVEVQSEVEMQNQHGPEKKEENISILPSGGKNEELTNSFTGGKKYKDVADAAQAAFESAAYAAAAARAALELSRSESHDPGDHDSSGPQPRKVEDGHDNVKPQLEKEILGETQQEDFNKDRDELKRSKDVIGRNSADKLLMGVIASVDAEIEADPMEEEAVFDDSGDETDNNQNKNESPKKTSSGYGTGIGVNLGSRKLVLNTVSESKMQGVPQLDLQKRPISVRTR encoded by the exons ATGGGTAAGaagctagacgctctccttggtaGAACCTTCAAGGCTGCAAAGTTCAAGGCTATTGTTAACCTTGCCATCTCACGTCTCGCTGTTCTCAAGAACCAGCGCCAGTCTCGCCTTAGACATGCACGTTCTGATGTCCTTGAACTCCTCCAACAAGGTCACCTTGAACGTGCTTCACTTAGA GTTGAGCATGTGATCAAGGATCAGAACATGTTGGATGTGTATGACAGGATTGAAGGATACTGCAACCTCTTGATCGAAAGGATCCACCTCATTGAACAAGAGAG GGAATGTCCCGAGGAACTGAAAGAGGCAGCATCGGGGTTGCTCTATGCAGCTTCAAGGTGTGGAGATTTTCCAGAGATTCAAGAGATTCGTGCAGTTTTGAACTCGCGGTTTGGCAAGGAATTTGCTGCTCGTTCTATTGAGTTGAGGAACAACTGTGGCGTCCATCCTCAG ATGATACAAAAGATGTCAACAAGGATGCCAAGCCTGGAAAGCagaataaaggtactcaaagacATTGCTTCTGAGAATGGTATTGTTCTGCAGCTTGAAGAAACTACTGTTTCGGTTGAG GTACAATCTGAAGTAGAAATGCAAAACCAGCATGGACCTGAGAAAAAGGAAGAGAATATAAGCATTTTGCCTAGTGGAGGGAAAAATGAGGAGTTAACTAATTCCTTTACGGGCGGGAAAAAGTACAAGGACGTAGCTGATGCAGCACAGGCAGCATTCGAGTCAGCTGCATATGCTGCAGCAGCTGCAAGAGCGGCACTGGAACTCTCCCGATCTGAGTCACATGATCCTGGTGATCATGATAGTTCAGGCCCTCAACCAAGAAAAGTGGAGGATGGACATGATAATGTTAAACCTCAACTGGAAAAGGAAATCCTCGGTGAAACTCAACAAGAAGATTTTAACAAGGATAGGGATGAGTTAAAAAGGTCAAAAGACGTCATAGGTAGAAATTCAGCTGATAAGCTTTTGATGGGGGTTATTGCCTCAGTGGATGCTGAAATTGAGGCTGATCCTATGGAAGAGGAAGCAGTTTTTGATGATAGTGGTGATGAAACTGATAACAATCAGAATAAAAATGAATCTCCCAAGAAGACATCATCAGGTTATGGAACTGGTATAGGTGTCAATTTAGGTTCCAGGAAACTAGTATTAAATACCGTGTCAGAATCCAAGATGCAAGGTGTGCCTCAGTTGGATCTGCAAAAGAGGCCAATTTCAGTGAGGACTAGATGA